The following proteins are co-located in the Poecile atricapillus isolate bPoeAtr1 chromosome 2, bPoeAtr1.hap1, whole genome shotgun sequence genome:
- the GMNN gene encoding geminin, translating to MNSKMKQKLTAEKSSGSLQKYLTDSTCSAAPRQTLKMIQPSAAGSLVGRCNEKKSSARRKLWNNKFASKACKAEVSVDKEQENENVIQAEDLIMKGSPSSQYWKEVAEERRKALYEVLQENEKLHKEIEQKDDEIARLKEENEELMSLAEHVHYMTSVIERLTGQAPDNLETLEGLALEEEESRQENEHNCGDEADSPSEEEP from the exons ATGAAttccaaaatgaaacagaaactgACCGCAGAAAAGTCCTCAGGATCTTTGCAG AAGTACCTCACAGATAGCACATGCAGTGCTGCCCCAAGACAGACTCTTAAGATGATCCAGCCTTCAGCAGCAGGTAGCCTGGTTGGCAGGTGTAATGAG AAGAAATCTTCAGCCAGAAGGAAACTCTGGAATAACAAATTTGCCTCAAAGGCTTGTAAAGCTGAGGTGTCTGTGGACAAGgagcaagaaaatgagaatgtCATCCAAGCTGAAGATCTCATTATGAAAG GAAGTCCTTCATCTCAGTATTGGAAAGAAGTGGctgaagaaaggaggaaagctCTGTATGAAGTGcttcaagaaaatgaaaag TTGCACAAAGAAATCGAGCAGAAGGATGATGAAATTGCCCgcctaaaagaagaaaatgaagagctCATGTCCCTTGCTGAGCATGTGCATTATATGACCAGTGTGATTGAG AGGCTAACTGGGCAAGCACCTGACAATCTTGAGACACTGGAGGGTCTGgctctggaggaggaggaatccAGACAGGAAAATGAGCATAACTGTGGAGATGAGGCAGACAGCCCTTCTGAAGAAGAGCCATGA